One Coccinella septempunctata chromosome 1, icCocSept1.1, whole genome shotgun sequence DNA window includes the following coding sequences:
- the LOC123320008 gene encoding uncharacterized protein LOC123320008 — protein sequence FLQNPVVLSLFTLVQFDREECFSSSGNRGTCLSVLECSQRGGTSDGTCAAGYGTCCIFLKACGSILRENRTLFVNYNYPEPYDGIGTCQITLQKLSPDICQYRLDFDEFLLMGPESENHICENDQFIIAGSPGSVPIICGMNRGNHMYIDAGSDPQNSMVLSVVTNGESFNRTWKIRISQIPCSSNYKADEGCLQYFSSVSGQITSFNYDPTEGLQLSNQNYGICIRQDRNFCGVQYTQCPDPENDPIQSFTLSGNSNTNVPAMVGSTGSSNFCQSDYLIIPMVSNVGRPPSGPSANVDRICGGILSADVTLNPTTVRSIVKPFRLWFHTDGVEAPADRGNKGFCLNYVQQPCTSGI from the exons TTTTTACAAAATCCCGTAGTTTTGTCCTTATTCACGTTGGTGCAATTCGATCGAGAAGAATGCTTTAGTTCTTCTGGAAACAGGGGCACTTGTTTGAGCGTTTTGGAATGCTCTCAAAGAGGAGGAACATCTGATGGAACTTGTGCGGCTGGTTATGGGACATGCTGTATCT TTTTAAAGGCCTGTGGCTCAATCCTCCGAGAAAACAGAACACTCTTCGTCAATTACAACTATCCAGAACCTTATGATGGTATCGGAACTTGCCAAATAACCCTGCAAAAACTGAGTCCAGACATTTGCCAGTACAg gctTGATTTCGATGAATTTCTTCTGATGGGACCTGAAAGTGAAAATCATATCTGTGAGAACGATCAGTTCATTATAGCAGGATCACCCGGGTCTGTACCAATCATTTGTGGCATGAACAGGGGAAATCATA TGTATATTGATGCTGGAAGCGACCCCCAAAATTCCATGGTACTCTCCGTGGTCACCAATGGAGAATCCTTCAATAGAACTTGGAAAATAAGAATTAGTCAGATTCCGTGCAGTTCTAATTATAAGG CCGATGAAGGGTGCCTGCAGTATTTTTCGTCTGTCAGCGGACAAATAACGTCCTTCAACTACGATCCTACCGAAGGACTTCAACTATCAAACCAGAACTACGGCATATGCATCAGACAAGACAGGAATTTTTGCGGGGTACAGTACACCCAGTGTCCAGATCCAG AAAATGACCCAATTCAATCGTTCACGCTCAGCGGGAATTCCAATACCAACGTGCCTGCAATGGTGGGTAGTACAGGAAGTTCTAACTTCTGCCAATCTGATTACTTAATCATTCCGATGGTTTCTAATGTTGGTAGACCACCATCTGGTCCTTCGGCAAACGTTGACAGGATTTGTGGTGGTATTCTAAGCGCTGATGTCACCCTGAACCCGACGACTGTAAGAA GTATCGTGAAGCCCTTTCGTCTATGGTTTCACACGGATGGGGTGGAAGCCCCAGCAGATCGGGGAAACAAGGGATTCTGTCTGAACTACGTACAGCAGCCCTGCACGAGCGGCATTTAA